CTCCACTTGCACTCCACCAGAAGAAGGGAGTGGGGTCGTGTCCTCATGCCTGAACTGCTTCCTTTCTGGTGGTGTTCTGTACCGTTTTGAGTATTCTGTCACCCCTGCTCTCTTTCTTGCTAAAGCACGTGGTGGAACATGCACTCTTGCCGGCTCAGACCCAGATGATGCCGTGGTCCATCGAGTAAAGTACCTGCTTGAAAATGGCTTTGGCTGCTATAATGTGTTTAAGAACAACTGTGAGGACTTTGCTATCTACTGCAAAACCGGGCTTCTTGTGGTGGAACAAGGAACAATTGGTCAGAGTGGCCAAGCTGTTTCTATTATAGGGGGGCCTCTCGCGGCTGCTTTATCTACACCATTGCTTCTTGTTACCACCAATGTGTATGGAATGGCTGCTATCACTGTTGCAGTCTACTGTGCTAGTAGATATGTTGCTGACATTGGCATGAGAAAGGATGTTGTGAAGATGTCTGCAGAGGATCTGACGAGGAGGCTTGCGACAGGCTTACTTCAGGTAGTTGAACCCCAAATTTCAGCTACTCCTGCCCGTGGATCTCCCTTGCTTCTTACTCAATGATGTAATgtaatctttgtttatttacGGATTGTGTTTGATTGTGAAACAAGGCATTTGTTTCACTTGTCTCTTCTGGTTTGAATGTAAACCGTTTTCCCATTTGTTTAACTAGTTTGAATTGTCATCCACTGTTATTCTACAGTACTTTGAAAACTAAATTGGTTTGTGAACTAAACTGTGCTGTCGATAAATAATTAAGTATAACAATTGGAGAGTTGAATTGTGATGGTCCTTGGAGGGAAAAAAGGGGGAATCTCAAAGCTAATCCTAACGGACCCATAGATGATGGAACAATCCCCTGGGCCAAAACCGCAGCTGTGGCTACTCCACTTCAACGTGCTTTAGACAGAATTGAGGGAACAATTCTTAACTTCCATTGTTACCTCAATGGGAGTGCTCGGTGCAAGCGACTGAGAAAAATCATTGGATCTATCATGTCAACATTTATTATCCTGATCATTGTCACCGATTTTACTTTAAATGCAACAAGACTGTCACTGTATAGGGTTGGATGAGCACCTTAAAAACTTGTACCCTCAATTTACCTAAAAGGATGGTGTGTTGCAAGAAACCCCACACTTTATAAAGAAACGGATCAGAATGAAGAATTTTAGAGACAACCAATAGCACACTTAATATCTCAACTTGTTGGCTTGTGCAATTAGGAGTGTAGACATTTTTTACCTTGTGCAACTCACCACTCTACGTTGCCCACTCACAATCTTATAAGTTAGCAAACTGTAAAATTGAGTGTGGAAATGATTGTGTTTGGCGGACTAGATCACGTCTCCTATCAAGAGAAACCTTTAAAATATCCTTTATAAgcgaaaaaaaaagaggtatatTCTTTTCGAAAACTGCATTACAGTTCATTCCAAAGATTTCTCACTGATTTAACCTTCCTAGGTTCTCCAATCGATCCCATCAA
The DNA window shown above is from Quercus lobata isolate SW786 chromosome 7, ValleyOak3.0 Primary Assembly, whole genome shotgun sequence and carries:
- the LOC115953421 gene encoding uncharacterized protein LOC115953421, which translates into the protein MGLLSNRVQRESLKPGDHIYSWRAVYIYAHHGIYVGDDKVIHFTRRGQEVGTGTVLDVLLTSSGPARSRQPCSTCTPPEEGSGVVSSCLNCFLSGGVLYRFEYSVTPALFLAKARGGTCTLAGSDPDDAVVHRVKYLLENGFGCYNVFKNNCEDFAIYCKTGLLVVEQGTIGQSGQAVSIIGGPLAAALSTPLLLVTTNVYGMAAITVAVYCASRYVADIGMRKDVVKMSAEDLTRRLATGLLQVVEPQISATPARGSPLLLTQ